From a region of the Triticum aestivum cultivar Chinese Spring chromosome 7D, IWGSC CS RefSeq v2.1, whole genome shotgun sequence genome:
- the LOC123166144 gene encoding MADS-box transcription factor 5 isoform X1, protein MRRGKVELKRIDNKSSRQVTFAKRRNGLLKKAHELSVLCDAEVALIIFSTRGRLFEFSTSSCMYKTLERYRSCNFNSEATATPEPELSGYQEYLKLKQRVEFLQTTQRNLLGEDLGPLNMKELEQLENHVEISLKHIRATKSQQSFDQLLELKRKEQKLQDVNKDLRKKIQETSAESVLQMFYQDDGPSGSSGHANQANQQQHVHPDCDPSLRMWYDHAYLDHLNKE, encoded by the exons atgagGCGCGGCAAGGTGGAGCTGAAGCGGATCGACAACAAGAGCAGCCGGCAGGTGACCTTCGCCAAGCGCCGCAACgggctgctcaagaaggcgcacgAGCTGTCGGTGCTCTGCGACGCCGAGGTCGCGCTCATCATCTTCTCCACCCGCGGCCGCCTCTTCGAGTTCTCCACCTCCTCATG CATGTACAAGACCCTAGAGCGGTACCGCAGCTGTAACTTCAACTCCGAGGCAACTGCAACTCCGGAACCCGAACTA AGCGGTTACCAGGAGTATTTAAAGCTAAAGCAAAGAGTTGAGTTCCTACAGACAACTCAGAG AAATCTTCTAGGCGAGGACTTGGGCCCACTTAACATGAAGGAACTTGAGCAACTGGAGAACCACGTTGAGATCTCTCTCAAACATATCAGGGCGACAAAG AGCCAGCAGTCATTTGATCAGCTCTTGGAGCTCAAGCGCAAG GAACAAAAACTGCAAGATGTTAATAAAGACTTACGAAAGAAG ATACAAGAAACTAGTGCGGAAAGTGTTCTACAGATGTTTTACCAGGATGATGGACCTAGTGGGTCTAGTGGCCATGCTAATCAAGCTAATCAACAGCAGCATGTTCATCCTGATTGTGACCCTTCCTTGCGTATGTG GTATGATCATGCTTACCTGGATCACTTGAACAAGGAATGA
- the LOC123166144 gene encoding MADS-box transcription factor 5 isoform X2: MRRGKVELKRIDNKSSRQVTFAKRRNGLLKKAHELSVLCDAEVALIIFSTRGRLFEFSTSSCMYKTLERYRSCNFNSEATATPEPELSGYQEYLKLKQRVEFLQTTQRNLLGEDLGPLNMKELEQLENHVEISLKHIRATKSQQSFDQLLELKRKVTHVSLLFSLQIQETSAESVLQMFYQDDGPSGSSGHANQANQQQHVHPDCDPSLRMWYDHAYLDHLNKE, translated from the exons atgagGCGCGGCAAGGTGGAGCTGAAGCGGATCGACAACAAGAGCAGCCGGCAGGTGACCTTCGCCAAGCGCCGCAACgggctgctcaagaaggcgcacgAGCTGTCGGTGCTCTGCGACGCCGAGGTCGCGCTCATCATCTTCTCCACCCGCGGCCGCCTCTTCGAGTTCTCCACCTCCTCATG CATGTACAAGACCCTAGAGCGGTACCGCAGCTGTAACTTCAACTCCGAGGCAACTGCAACTCCGGAACCCGAACTA AGCGGTTACCAGGAGTATTTAAAGCTAAAGCAAAGAGTTGAGTTCCTACAGACAACTCAGAG AAATCTTCTAGGCGAGGACTTGGGCCCACTTAACATGAAGGAACTTGAGCAACTGGAGAACCACGTTGAGATCTCTCTCAAACATATCAGGGCGACAAAG AGCCAGCAGTCATTTGATCAGCTCTTGGAGCTCAAGCGCAAGGTTACACATGTGTCTTTATTGTTCAGCCTTCAG ATACAAGAAACTAGTGCGGAAAGTGTTCTACAGATGTTTTACCAGGATGATGGACCTAGTGGGTCTAGTGGCCATGCTAATCAAGCTAATCAACAGCAGCATGTTCATCCTGATTGTGACCCTTCCTTGCGTATGTG GTATGATCATGCTTACCTGGATCACTTGAACAAGGAATGA
- the LOC123166144 gene encoding MADS-box transcription factor 5 isoform X5 — protein MRRGKVELKRIDNKSSRQVTFAKRRNGLLKKAHELSVLCDAEVALIIFSTRGRLFEFSTSSCMYKTLERYRSCNFNSEATATPEPELSGYQEYLKLKQRVEFLQTTQRNLLGEDLGPLNMKELEQLENHVEISLKHIRATKSQQSFDQLLELKRKIQETSAESVLQMFYQDDGPSGSSGHANQANQQQHVHPDCDPSLRMWYDHAYLDHLNKE, from the exons atgagGCGCGGCAAGGTGGAGCTGAAGCGGATCGACAACAAGAGCAGCCGGCAGGTGACCTTCGCCAAGCGCCGCAACgggctgctcaagaaggcgcacgAGCTGTCGGTGCTCTGCGACGCCGAGGTCGCGCTCATCATCTTCTCCACCCGCGGCCGCCTCTTCGAGTTCTCCACCTCCTCATG CATGTACAAGACCCTAGAGCGGTACCGCAGCTGTAACTTCAACTCCGAGGCAACTGCAACTCCGGAACCCGAACTA AGCGGTTACCAGGAGTATTTAAAGCTAAAGCAAAGAGTTGAGTTCCTACAGACAACTCAGAG AAATCTTCTAGGCGAGGACTTGGGCCCACTTAACATGAAGGAACTTGAGCAACTGGAGAACCACGTTGAGATCTCTCTCAAACATATCAGGGCGACAAAG AGCCAGCAGTCATTTGATCAGCTCTTGGAGCTCAAGCGCAAG ATACAAGAAACTAGTGCGGAAAGTGTTCTACAGATGTTTTACCAGGATGATGGACCTAGTGGGTCTAGTGGCCATGCTAATCAAGCTAATCAACAGCAGCATGTTCATCCTGATTGTGACCCTTCCTTGCGTATGTG GTATGATCATGCTTACCTGGATCACTTGAACAAGGAATGA
- the LOC123166144 gene encoding MADS-box transcription factor 5 isoform X4 → MRRGKVELKRIDNKSSRQVTFAKRRNGLLKKAHELSVLCDAEVALIIFSTRGRLFEFSTSSCMYKTLERYRSCNFNSEATATPEPELSGYQEYLKLKQRVEFLQTTQRNLLGEDLGPLNMKELEQLENHVEISLKHIRATKSQQSFDQLLELKRKVTHVSLLFSLQIQETSAESVLQMFYQDDGPSGSSGHANQANQQQHVHPDCDPSLRMIMLTWIT, encoded by the exons atgagGCGCGGCAAGGTGGAGCTGAAGCGGATCGACAACAAGAGCAGCCGGCAGGTGACCTTCGCCAAGCGCCGCAACgggctgctcaagaaggcgcacgAGCTGTCGGTGCTCTGCGACGCCGAGGTCGCGCTCATCATCTTCTCCACCCGCGGCCGCCTCTTCGAGTTCTCCACCTCCTCATG CATGTACAAGACCCTAGAGCGGTACCGCAGCTGTAACTTCAACTCCGAGGCAACTGCAACTCCGGAACCCGAACTA AGCGGTTACCAGGAGTATTTAAAGCTAAAGCAAAGAGTTGAGTTCCTACAGACAACTCAGAG AAATCTTCTAGGCGAGGACTTGGGCCCACTTAACATGAAGGAACTTGAGCAACTGGAGAACCACGTTGAGATCTCTCTCAAACATATCAGGGCGACAAAG AGCCAGCAGTCATTTGATCAGCTCTTGGAGCTCAAGCGCAAGGTTACACATGTGTCTTTATTGTTCAGCCTTCAG ATACAAGAAACTAGTGCGGAAAGTGTTCTACAGATGTTTTACCAGGATGATGGACCTAGTGGGTCTAGTGGCCATGCTAATCAAGCTAATCAACAGCAGCATGTTCATCCTGATTGTGACCCTTCCTTGC GTATGATCATGCTTACCTGGATCACTTGA
- the LOC123166144 gene encoding MADS-box transcription factor 5 isoform X3 → MRRGKVELKRIDNKSSRQVTFAKRRNGLLKKAHELSVLCDAEVALIIFSTRGRLFEFSTSSCMYKTLERYRSCNFNSEATATPEPELSGYQEYLKLKQRVEFLQTTQRNLLGEDLGPLNMKELEQLENHVEISLKHIRATKSQQSFDQLLELKRKEQKLQDVNKDLRKKIQETSAESVLQMFYQDDGPSGSSGHANQANQQQHVHPDCDPSLRMIMLTWIT, encoded by the exons atgagGCGCGGCAAGGTGGAGCTGAAGCGGATCGACAACAAGAGCAGCCGGCAGGTGACCTTCGCCAAGCGCCGCAACgggctgctcaagaaggcgcacgAGCTGTCGGTGCTCTGCGACGCCGAGGTCGCGCTCATCATCTTCTCCACCCGCGGCCGCCTCTTCGAGTTCTCCACCTCCTCATG CATGTACAAGACCCTAGAGCGGTACCGCAGCTGTAACTTCAACTCCGAGGCAACTGCAACTCCGGAACCCGAACTA AGCGGTTACCAGGAGTATTTAAAGCTAAAGCAAAGAGTTGAGTTCCTACAGACAACTCAGAG AAATCTTCTAGGCGAGGACTTGGGCCCACTTAACATGAAGGAACTTGAGCAACTGGAGAACCACGTTGAGATCTCTCTCAAACATATCAGGGCGACAAAG AGCCAGCAGTCATTTGATCAGCTCTTGGAGCTCAAGCGCAAG GAACAAAAACTGCAAGATGTTAATAAAGACTTACGAAAGAAG ATACAAGAAACTAGTGCGGAAAGTGTTCTACAGATGTTTTACCAGGATGATGGACCTAGTGGGTCTAGTGGCCATGCTAATCAAGCTAATCAACAGCAGCATGTTCATCCTGATTGTGACCCTTCCTTGC GTATGATCATGCTTACCTGGATCACTTGA